The proteins below come from a single Zhouia spongiae genomic window:
- the tsf gene encoding translation elongation factor Ts codes for MANITAAEVNKLRKTTGAGMMDCKKALVEAEGDFDKAIEILRKKGQKVAAKRADRESTEGAVIAKVNSGATSGVIVSLNCETDFVAKNDTFVTLATDLAELALGFDNLDAFLAADYNGLTVADKLTEQTGVIGEKIEIGAFKKLDAAFVGSYIHAGNKIATLVGLSANVDGSQEAAKNVAMQAAAMNPVALNEEGVDQETIDKEIEIAKDQLRQEGKPEAMLDKIAQGKLNRFFKDNTLVNQDYIKDSKQSVAAYVKSVNGDLTVTAFERVALG; via the coding sequence ATGGCAAATATCACAGCCGCAGAAGTAAATAAATTAAGAAAGACTACTGGTGCAGGTATGATGGACTGCAAAAAGGCACTAGTGGAAGCAGAAGGCGATTTTGACAAGGCTATTGAGATCCTTCGTAAGAAAGGTCAAAAAGTTGCTGCAAAAAGAGCCGACAGAGAATCTACAGAAGGTGCTGTTATCGCTAAAGTAAACAGCGGTGCTACTTCTGGAGTTATCGTTTCTTTAAACTGCGAAACCGATTTTGTTGCAAAGAACGATACATTCGTTACTCTTGCTACTGACCTGGCCGAATTAGCTTTAGGTTTCGATAACCTGGATGCTTTCTTAGCTGCAGATTACAACGGTCTTACAGTTGCTGACAAATTAACTGAACAAACCGGTGTTATAGGTGAAAAAATCGAAATCGGTGCATTCAAAAAATTAGATGCTGCTTTCGTTGGTTCATACATACATGCAGGAAACAAGATTGCAACACTCGTTGGTTTATCTGCCAATGTTGACGGTTCTCAAGAAGCTGCTAAAAATGTTGCTATGCAAGCTGCAGCCATGAACCCTGTTGCTCTTAATGAAGAAGGTGTTGATCAGGAAACTATCGATAAAGAAATCGAGATAGCCAAAGACCAGTTACGTCAGGAAGGTAAGCCTGAAGCAATGTTAGACAAGATTGCTCAAGGCAAACTGAACCGTTTCTTTAAAGATAATACACTTGTAAACCAAGATTACATTAAAGATTCTAAACAAAGCGTT
- the rpsB gene encoding 30S ribosomal protein S2, whose amino-acid sequence MANNIEVKDLLEAGVHFGHLTRKWNPNMAPYIYMERNGIHVINLYKTAAKLEEANEALKKIAASGRKVLFVATKKQAKDIVADKAGAVNMPYITERWPGGMLTNFVTIRKAVKKMTAIDKMKKDGTFDSLSKKEKLQVERLRAKLEKNLGSIADMTRLPGALFIVDTMREHIAVKEAQKLNIPIFAMVDTNSDPRDVDFVIPSNDDASKSIEKVLSYTTEAIAEGLAQRKADKEANTEAKEETKAKKAEKEVAEETKEEN is encoded by the coding sequence ATGGCAAATAACATAGAAGTTAAAGATTTACTTGAAGCAGGTGTACACTTCGGACACCTTACAAGAAAGTGGAATCCGAACATGGCTCCTTACATTTACATGGAGCGTAACGGGATTCACGTTATCAACCTATACAAAACAGCTGCTAAATTAGAAGAGGCTAATGAGGCCCTTAAAAAAATTGCAGCTTCTGGTAGAAAAGTTTTATTTGTTGCTACAAAAAAGCAAGCAAAAGACATCGTTGCTGACAAGGCAGGTGCTGTAAACATGCCGTACATCACAGAAAGATGGCCGGGTGGTATGCTGACCAACTTTGTTACTATCAGAAAAGCGGTTAAGAAAATGACTGCTATTGACAAAATGAAGAAAGACGGAACATTTGATTCGCTTTCTAAAAAAGAAAAATTACAAGTAGAGCGTTTAAGAGCTAAGTTAGAAAAAAACTTAGGTTCAATTGCAGACATGACTCGCTTACCTGGTGCATTATTTATCGTAGATACAATGCGTGAGCATATCGCCGTTAAAGAAGCACAAAAATTAAACATTCCAATTTTTGCAATGGTGGACACAAACTCTGATCCGAGAGATGTAGATTTTGTTATCCCATCAAACGATGACGCTTCTAAGTCTATCGAAAAAGTATTGTCTTACACAACTGAAGCTATCGCTGAAGGTTTAGCACAGAGAAAAGCCGACAAAGAGGCAAACACTGAAGCTAAAGAGGAAACGAAAGCTAAAAAAGCTGAGAAAGAAGTAGCTGAAGAGACAAAAGAAGAAAATTAA